One part of the Agarivorans sp. Alg241-V36 genome encodes these proteins:
- a CDS encoding DMT family transporter, with protein sequence MQGKLLAYGLLVLPPLFWAGNFVTGRYISDQVPAMSLSYWRWTLAMLIAMPLLYRSMWRQREVISQHWLRISVLACLGIAGFNSCVYIGLQNTTATNALIINSMIPIFILLVSWVWLKQKITLRQMAGIVLSFIGVLALLVKGQWQHLATFSINQGDGWIILSSLVWALYSVGLRFKPAELGGAAFLGCTLVVGSLVLSPFYWLNLPEAAFEVSNDAIAALAYVAIFPSLLAYLAWNYGVKSVGANIAGQYIHLMPLFGAVLGVSFLGEQLAAYHALGALLIAAGLLVALLPFAAIRGRFTSFKAD encoded by the coding sequence ATGCAAGGAAAGCTACTGGCCTATGGCTTGCTGGTTCTACCGCCTCTATTCTGGGCCGGAAATTTTGTAACCGGTCGCTATATTTCTGATCAAGTCCCAGCCATGTCTTTGTCCTATTGGCGCTGGACTTTAGCGATGTTGATTGCCATGCCCTTGCTCTATCGCAGTATGTGGCGCCAGCGAGAAGTAATTAGCCAACATTGGTTACGTATTTCCGTATTAGCCTGCCTTGGAATAGCCGGGTTTAACTCTTGTGTTTACATTGGCTTGCAAAATACTACAGCCACCAATGCCCTGATTATTAACTCAATGATCCCAATATTTATCTTGCTGGTGAGTTGGGTGTGGCTGAAACAGAAAATTACGCTTCGGCAAATGGCCGGTATTGTGCTGTCTTTTATTGGCGTATTAGCCTTGCTAGTAAAAGGGCAGTGGCAGCACCTAGCCACGTTTAGCATTAACCAAGGTGACGGTTGGATTATCTTGTCTTCGCTGGTGTGGGCGCTTTACTCCGTTGGCTTACGTTTTAAACCTGCCGAGCTGGGCGGTGCAGCATTCTTGGGGTGCACTTTAGTGGTGGGGTCTTTAGTGCTAAGCCCGTTTTATTGGCTGAACTTACCAGAGGCCGCGTTTGAGGTATCAAATGATGCCATAGCAGCATTGGCCTACGTGGCTATTTTCCCCTCACTGCTAGCTTATTTAGCTTGGAACTATGGCGTTAAAAGCGTGGGAGCTAATATCGCTGGCCAATATATTCACTTAATGCCCTTATTTGGCGCGGTGCTTGGCGTAAGCTTTTTGGGAGAGCAGCTAGCGGCTTATCATGCTTTGGGGGCACTGCTTATTGCCGCTGGCTTGCTGGTGGCCTTATTGCCCTTCGCTGCTATCCGCGGGCGGTTCACCAGCTTCAAAGCTGACTAA
- a CDS encoding DUF2500 family protein, which produces MPWWWFLVMLIIVGMVVYQLWRNVQQRRWDSAQPLHSLWVTVSKRDEIPITRPGKENEDRHKRYRYFIEFTPLEGGESRRFQIKRQQFQDLTQDLTGKLTIQGSRLVSFEAGEPPADSSEGQ; this is translated from the coding sequence ATGCCTTGGTGGTGGTTTTTAGTCATGCTCATCATCGTGGGTATGGTGGTGTATCAATTATGGCGTAACGTTCAACAACGTCGCTGGGACTCTGCGCAACCGCTGCACAGCCTTTGGGTAACAGTGTCAAAGCGTGATGAAATCCCCATCACTCGCCCCGGAAAAGAAAATGAAGATAGGCATAAGCGGTATCGCTACTTCATCGAATTTACTCCACTAGAGGGTGGCGAATCGCGTCGTTTTCAGATTAAACGGCAACAGTTTCAAGATCTTACCCAAGACTTAACTGGCAAGCTCACCATTCAAGGAAGCCGTTTAGTCAGCTTTGAAGCTGGTGAACCGCCCGCGGATAGCAGCGAAGGGCAATAA